In Rhopalosiphum padi isolate XX-2018 chromosome 3, ASM2088224v1, whole genome shotgun sequence, the genomic stretch tttttatcggATTTCGTAATTGTGTAGGTGTCTACACAGTATAAAGGAGATAAACATTAAGTtgtattcgtttttaattaGTGTTActaaaacaatcaaaatatacacaatttatatgTGTAAGTTGTGTTATATGTATTCTTTTTGTTTATTGTAACTTTTTTAATTCCATGACAACTAACTCGGGTATTTTAATGGCCTGATTTCAACACAAATTATCCCTTTACATCGTTCCCTCATTAAATTAACTTTGCCAATAGCGTAAATGCACTTCTCAACAAatgtaaaaaggtaaaaatgtatCCTTATAAATAGGTCTAATATTAATTCGAAACTTACgcatcaatttttttgaaatccaTTTTTctctacttaataatttataaaccaaaattccaccatattaattaatatgtagtctataaattgattttttgtttaagataatatgaagatttagtctaaatatttaatacatttcttaaaattatttttattaattcattgttACTTGTTTAAGACGTTTttgagtttattgtattttacatttaaaatgagTACCTCAAAttgaattaatgttattattacctcAAGGATATTAGTGATGACGAAAGCGATGCAAACATAGAAGATTTTAAaggaaagaaaatatatttaaataatttgataagacATGTAAACGAGACGCTGTTGACTGATATTCGACAAAGCTTTCTGAACTATATTAAAGGGAATGTAAAAGAAAACCAATTGCGTGATATTTTGAAaccatacaatataattttgtcgGATAAAAATTTCCACGCATTTTTCtctaaaatagatattaaaaaagaagGCACCGTCAATTTTTTACAATTCGTTACTTATTTAGCGACAGAATTTGAAATAAAGcgtatatataatgaatttgTATCAAACGCTGAAACTGAATTATCAAAATTCACCCCCAAATTACTACCGAACAAATTGATCGAATACGGAGAAGAAGGCATAATTCGATACGTAGATATAACGTTCTtaccgaataaaataaaacaacctCAAAAAGAACTCGATGAACCTGAATACATAGCAATCAGTCAATCGGGGAAAATTGTTCGTTATACATCAGAAATGGAATGGAAAGCTACATACCAAGTCGTTtcggtaatttaataaattcaatgttatacaaatatataaacgaAAATTATAGACAGTATATGTAACTGCTTAAAAACCGAGATACGAAAATGTACAGCTAACATATGAATTAAGAGCTCGTTTACCTATAATCACCcaataaatcgttattattttagattgccacaaataaaaacataattattagttttaataattattattaaaatctgtaCCTAACTTAACTAATATTACTGTCTATAAAATTGAACGCAATGTACTATGTAAGGggactaataatatttaataacatccttctgaaaatatcgtaaaacagtaaaaataaattcatagtataatcagataataatatcttaaaataaatcaaaaatgtcgttgagtatagtaaaattcataacaatataatataaataaacgttttaagTGCCCacaaaaaatgtctttaaattataacaaaataattattagcattgttattttaaataatttcgtctaaattctaacttcaaagatatttaaacaagaattgtacttatgtatttttaatatttttatacaaatataaagacAACTTCTTATGTAGGATCAcgtgttaaatttttaagaacttTGACCAACCGAATAaattttactacattttaatagaaagaaaaatgaaattttttcatgtctataaatagctctaAGAAGTAAGagttaaacaattttgaaaatgttattatataattaaaattataaaaatttgttgaaaattttaaatagctatggttattttttttggaaatacaaaaaaatattaaaaactgcatgagcaaaaataacaatttacggattttgtaaaaatttcccGTCGTAAAAACAccgttttatgtaattaaaattcgCACgacaaacattatataataattaataatcacgaTACAGGACATGCCGCCGACCAGGGCCAGAGGTTTGGTGGCGATGCCGGAGTTCAGCGTCGTTTGCCTGTCGCTCATGTGCGGCGATCTGATGTTCTACGACATGTCTTCCGACCAGTTCAAGCTGTGTTTGGAAGTCAATCTGGGGTATTGCGTGTTGAGCACCTGTCTCGTACACGAGTACGTGTTCAACAAACGCCAGAAGACCGGCTCGTCGAAAATCGCGATCGGCGACGAGGACGGCACCGTGTTCGTGCTCGAGTTCTTATCGTCCGACGAGTGGAACCCGTTCAAGGACAAGTCGAGCAAAATCAACCAGACACGGCCGTTGTATATCGAATCTCTGGTGGAACAGACGTCGGCCGAGCCGCCCACCACTAAGCCGTCCGCCAAGTGTCCGCCGTTGATCCGCGGGTACCTCTACGAACAGCTGCACAACGCGCGGGTCGAGCAGATCGCGTTCTACAACGCCGGCAACTCGTTCGCGTCCGTGTCGCAGTCGCATCGCCATTCGATGGCCCAATATCACTTTCAACGAAAAGAAAGGCCAGTTTACACGTCCAACGCCGAGGGGTTCACCTGCTTGTGCGCGGTCCACGACACGCACCTGGCCGCCGGCAGCCTGGACCGGTCCATCAGGGCGTGGGACATCAAGGCCGACCGGGCGGCGGGCCCCGTGGACTGCACCACGCTGACGGGCCACGACTGGGGCGTGATGCGCGTCTCGTACAATCCGGCCAACGGATACCTGTACTCGGTGTCCACGGAGTGCATAGTCAAGGTGTGGGACCTGCTCCGGGCCGCGTGCCTGTTGACGTTCGACGGGTTGACGGTGGCTGCGGCACCggaaaaaaaacagttttggCCGTTCGTCGTGATGCACTTCAACTGGCGCAGCCAGGCCATCGTATGCGTGGCCAACGATTACAAGTCGTTCATGGTGGTCGAGTGTTCCAAACCGACGGTCGACGACCGCGAGCTGTCGGGGCTACACGACGACAAGTCGCACGAAACGCCCGTCGTCAAGACCTTGTACAACGCGCTGTTTCGGGTGTTGATATCCACGTCCGCCGCAGACTCGTCCATATCCGTGTGGAACATGAGCAACGGCGACGTGATCATCAAATGGTCGATGGCGCACACCGAGGAGGTGTACTGCGAGGTCCTGCCGGTCGAGATCACCGCTGCCAACTTCGACCCGTCCGGCGGTCTGCTCGTCACCGCCGCGGTGAACGGCAGCGTTCACATGTGGGACCCCAACACCGGTGTGTGCTTGAACCGACTGCGGACCCCGTCCGGCGGCCGGATATCCGAAGTCTTCTGGCTGCCCAATaaggtgtatattattatgacatatcGCAGTGAAATAAATGTTACACGGCCTATATGTGTGTTTCAAaagttagatttatttttttggtcgtTGTTATTATATCGGTGAACGGCTTGCGAGAGAAAGAGAGTAGATTTTTCCAAATGACCTCTACTCCTCCAAACGTGTGGTACCGactttactaataaataataccgaAATCGCAGTAATTATCACCgcttacatatttttcaaacaatgtaaataataaaaaaattgtgattagCCGCGATTATTTTACGTAATTTTGTTCGCATTCCATGACCACAGATATTGGTGACCGGTTTTGATCATCGGGTGACCGAATTCAACGACCCACTGTTACTGTCCAAAGGAAAAGTGTGGCTGTCCAACCACAACGAGCCGGTATTGAGCGCGTCCGTCAAGCTACCATCGTTATTCGTGACCACGACGCAGGCGGGCGTGATGGGTTTTTGGCGGCTAGAGACGGGACAGCTGACCAAAAAATACAAGGCCCGTATGAGACCGGACACCCGGAAGAATAAGAACTCGAACTTGTCGTCGACGAGCAAGAGCCAGATGACATCAACGATAGCGAGCAAGAGCCAGATTAGTTCCTTGTTCCTCGTTGGCAGCCGTATAATAGGGGACAATGGTGAAGTAGAAACCAGGGAGGAAAAGCTTAAGAGGTTGGATATCAAGCACACGCCCCGTGAGCATTACGCGGCAGTTGCCACACACTTCCTGCGGGCCCGGCCAGAAGACTCGAACGTCGGAACCCTACTCGTGGCCACACGTAATGGCGTGGTACAGATATGGTGCACGTACAAAGTTCCAAAGTACATAAGCCAGTTCGTGGCCATACATATCGTGGATGATTATGTCACGTCGATGGCTTCGGACCCAAAAAGCGAATACTTGATCACGAGCTTTGAAAGCGGCTACATCAAGACGTGGTCGGTGACCAACTTTGGACAGCCAAGACACACGATCTACGACGTGAACATGCCATCGCTTAGGTCACGTTTTCCGTTCCTGATAATTGCATTCTTCATGGGTCGAGCCGAGCGTGCCGCCTCGAAGAACATGGCTGGCCCGCTGTTGGTCAGTACGTACAGGGCACACTTGCAGCGCATTAATCACATCGATTTCATCGAAAAAATGGAGCTAATAATTAGTAGCAGTGTGGACAAGATGATTCGCATCTGGACGTTGGCCGGTCATTACGTAGGAACTTTGGGTAAATGCACCATCGCGGTTAGTTATACGATATGATAACTACTGTAACGTGACCCGGAGTGGGACAAGTTAATTATTAGATATCCAAAGACTGTTGTTaaaccaatatatataataatatgtactgtgGCTGGGGTATGGTCAGTGTCGGTCTGGCTCATGACTGGGCCCCTGGTTAACTAATTTCAAATGGGCCCCCTACAAACTTAATTTcaacttaaacaaaaaaaaatttaactgtcatttaataaaatatttatactattttatacataattaataaaattaggtcGTTTTTTTCAACGCCTTTGTCAATATAGATCTATTTTTATCCCGTAGAGTAGTAAGCTAAATTATACTGCATTTATCCTTATCACCAGACCACAATAATACCATGTATCtatgttcaatttttacatatttattagagTTGTACccggttataattttaaacacgtacatattttttatcacgTTTACGATTGGCTAGGGGCccttaatattgaaaaatatcgaaGGGCCCCCGGCGATCGCCGGGTAGCCGGGTGGGCCAGACTGACACTgggtatgatatacatataaacataatagaatataatatataaaatcatatatttatttaaataacaagaaCTCTATTTCAGTTAGGATTACATTTTATTCTCTACTAACGACTTATAACCAATAATAGATATACACGAGTTACGAGTATATACTCACACACTGCACAGTATGTTGTATAAGTTTTTTATTAGTAAGTGGGTGTATTGTTTACttgtataattgaaaatagttttaaattagtttaaattttttgaaaattatataatgtatagaaaatacagtgatttataaatataacaatataataacaaaaatcgttTGAGCCGTTTGAGGATAAATCATCATTTTACTATTGATTTTTCGATATCGTGAAAAACCGTATGCGAaacgaattaatttaataaattataaaaaaaaagtatttaaaattgatcTCGAATAAAAtggactataaaatataaataatagctttaagtttaaatgttttgaaaatgtcattgtgcttaaataatacaataacagaCCTACGTAAGTGTTTCAAgtctttatacaaataatattcaaacactcaccaaaaataattatgacttATACACAGTGTACAAGTAGATACATTGAATTTCttgaattctaaaaatatccttgtatttaattttcaagactAAGTagatacctactggctactacttacctataacctatatgactatatgaacACTTTTTATGCCTATTATAAGACTATACGAAACTGTATCTAGATCCACTCGGACAAACTTTGACTTTCGCCAACGACCATACCACGTTGAATACACCAGTTCTCGTCCGATCACTGAAGTTAAGCAACGTCGGGCGTAGTTAGTACACTTGGACGGGTGACCGCTTGGGAACACTACGTGCCGTTGGCATTCTTTTTCCacgtttttttttgtaggtcttttgataatatttaaaaatatccatttttagttcattcattttaaattattacttttgctaaaatatttattataatcaat encodes the following:
- the LOC132924872 gene encoding WD repeat-containing protein on Y chromosome, with the translated sequence MNKSGQGKHTLNWCLKHSQTAADISDDESDANIEDFKGKKIYLNNLIRHVNETLLTDIRQSFLNYIKGNVKENQLRDILKPYNIILSDKNFHAFFSKIDIKKEGTVNFLQFVTYLATEFEIKRIYNEFVSNAETELSKFTPKLLPNKLIEYGEEGIIRYVDITFLPNKIKQPQKELDEPEYIAISQSGKIVRYTSEMEWKATYQVVSDMPPTRARGLVAMPEFSVVCLSLMCGDLMFYDMSSDQFKLCLEVNLGYCVLSTCLVHEYVFNKRQKTGSSKIAIGDEDGTVFVLEFLSSDEWNPFKDKSSKINQTRPLYIESLVEQTSAEPPTTKPSAKCPPLIRGYLYEQLHNARVEQIAFYNAGNSFASVSQSHRHSMAQYHFQRKERPVYTSNAEGFTCLCAVHDTHLAAGSLDRSIRAWDIKADRAAGPVDCTTLTGHDWGVMRVSYNPANGYLYSVSTECIVKVWDLLRAACLLTFDGLTVAAAPEKKQFWPFVVMHFNWRSQAIVCVANDYKSFMVVECSKPTVDDRELSGLHDDKSHETPVVKTLYNALFRVLISTSAADSSISVWNMSNGDVIIKWSMAHTEEVYCEVLPVEITAANFDPSGGLLVTAAVNGSVHMWDPNTGVCLNRLRTPSGGRISEVFWLPNKILVTGFDHRVTEFNDPLLLSKGKVWLSNHNEPVLSASVKLPSLFVTTTQAGVMGFWRLETGQLTKKYKARMRPDTRKNKNSNLSSTSKSQMTSTIASKSQISSLFLVGSRIIGDNGEVETREEKLKRLDIKHTPREHYAAVATHFLRARPEDSNVGTLLVATRNGVVQIWCTYKVPKYISQFVAIHIVDDYVTSMASDPKSEYLITSFESGYIKTWSVTNFGQPRHTIYDVNMPSLRSRFPFLIIAFFMGRAERAASKNMAGPLLVSTYRAHLQRINHIDFIEKMELIISSSVDKMIRIWTLAGHYVGTLGMTWSHLPKVRPVNVTQFKIPLEIRRQASFTTTKILKDGVNASLRSPAVSDKIELLRQQRVTQDKKGKRKLHNKKCPDLPLHDTHKGFLRTKTTSITRPVVIKIDESKPRIKIHKHVPLYDLDIIPVIQNAELLSFVMKAGSVDTDHHQNKHKSCLTCKVTGSVTFLMVAAYFYSKCKHVKPVYYLGTPSVIYLAVARAFDLKPFNN